The Arachis hypogaea cultivar Tifrunner chromosome 16, arahy.Tifrunner.gnm2.J5K5, whole genome shotgun sequence genome contains a region encoding:
- the LOC112758126 gene encoding uncharacterized protein, with protein MAYGPFSVLLTRRLLNPKPSSFSLSHLLTFTKSFSTSQDPNPKPSTLSARLSFVFDQIDAIEKERSEKNQALQRIRAWRQSKNPQSPLNDAVPPSSESAKDEKPNSADAAAAEPAVAATNLEEVKKEVELVHPWPEWIQLMESLVHQNYFDHRRKDEDKMVQDVGFDAPGDVADDSDIDFTKDFKSVHDACLNFGKDRFDILRSLSRQDIQVLVGFGCPNVDKKVVFSAKLLRKHAHLDEGDVCSSCSLRNNCDRAYLLTNKEDDARTLDVMRILLSFGFDPVNGPVTNKSLLKQKSVKTVVRKLLHEVVKLSSVPIDPNLPPPVIRKPPPKVKQPPPPPKKRVGRDDVEMKKGDWLCPKCDFMNFAKNTICLQCDAKRPKRQLLPGEWECPQCNFLNYRRNVVCFHCECKRPHDEFMESQMQDTKLSSKPRFNKVSRPEVSNAWNFDFDDNESDGADVAAFEYADAKAIDEDFPSDNLARQGNYRGWEGDFGKNNRVQGSHDEEYANPGALKPGVGFDDFEDEDDDDIDSYELESKTHSSSTRVQPSRNHFSEVEGSSDLDDVEDTYDKKHARNRTGSKRNMRSRDPFSGSEDDELDLDTEQRAIHSNFKSSHAYSANQKRKGRGPTKKLSFGSDSDEDDVGAGGLFSDDDDDLNDVYSSRKNKGNKHDSSRPNKGTRPDSGKRSFTEYRKSGSTGGRSQNKFRDDYGGSSQHSYRNGRGSQGNDRSWKKFEDFDKSTSYGNGRGKSFGNGRGSQGSDRNSRRFEDRGSRGSDRNSRRFEDRGRSAGQFNKYGMDEKDFGEFKNSRRVIER; from the exons ATGGCTTATGGCCCTTTCTCTGTTTTACTAACCAGACGcctcttaaaccctaaaccctcttcTTTTTCACTCTCTCATCTTCTCACTTTCACAAAATCATTTTCAACCTCCCAAgatcctaaccctaaaccctctaCTCTCTCCGCCCGCCTCAGCTTCGTCTTCGACCAAATCGACGCCATCGAAAAAGAGCGTTCCGAAAAGAACCAAGCGCTGCAACGCATTCGAGCCTGGCGCCAATCCAAGAACCCTCAATCCCCTCTAAACGACGCCGTTCCTCCCAGCTCAGAATCAGCTAAGGATGAAAAGCCTAATTCCGCGGATGCAGCTGCGGCCGAGCCGGCGGTGGCGGCGACGAATCTGGAGGAGGTGAAGAAGGAGGTAGAATTGGTGCACCCTTGGCCCGAATGGATCCAATTGATGGAGAGCTTGGTGCACCAGAACTACTTCGATCACAGGAGGAAGGACGAGGATAAAATGGTCCAAGATGTAGGGTTCGATGCCCCGGGCGATGTTGCTGACGATTCGGATATTGATTTCACTAAGGATTTCAAAAGCGTTCATGACGCTTGCCTCAATTTTGGGAAAGACCGGTTCGACATCTTGAG GTCCTTGTCAAGGCAAGATATTcaggttttggttggttttggttGCCCCAATGTGGACAAGAAGGTGGttttctctgcaaaacttctaaGGAAGCATGCTCACCTTGATGAAGGAGAT GTCTGTAGTTCCTGCAGTTTGAGAAACAACTGTGATAGAGCATATCTGCTAACAAACAAAGAGGATGATGCACGGACTCTTGATGTCATGCGGATCCTACTGTCTTTCGGTTTTGATCCTGTAAATGGACCAGTCACAAATAAGTCACTTCTAAAGCAGAAGTCTGTCAAAACTGTGGTTCGGAAATTGCTTCATGAGGTTGTTAAGTTGAGCTCCGTTCCTATTGATCCAAATCTCCCTCCTCCAGTAATTAGAAAGCCTCCTCCAAAAGTGAAacaacctcctcctcctccaaagAAACGTGTTGGAAGGGATGACGTTGAGATGAAAAAGGGGGATTGGCTATGTCCTAA GTGCGATTTCATGAATTTTGCAAAGAATACTATATGCTTACAGTGTGATGCCAAGCGGCCAAAGAGACAGTTATTACCAGGAGAATGGGAATGTCCTCA GTGCAACTTCTTAAATTACAGAAGAAACGTGGTATGTTTTCATTGTGAGTGCAAACGGCCACATGATGAATTTATGGAGAGTCAAATGCAAGATACCAAGCTCAGTTCCAAGCCAAGGTTCAATAAGGTCAGCCGGCCAGAGGTTTCCAATGCttggaattttgattttgatGACAACGAATCAGATGGTGCAGATGTTGCTGCTTTTGAGTATGCAGATGCTAAAGCTATAGATGAAGATTTCCCTTCAGATAATCTTGCTCGACAAGGAAATTATAGAGGGTGGGAAGGTGATTTCGGAAAAAACAACAGAGTGCAGGGGTCTCATGATGAAGAATATGCTAATCCTGGAGCTCTTAAACCCGGAGTAGGGTTTGATGATTTTGAGGATGAAGATGACGATGATATAGATAGCTATGAGCTAGAATCCAAAACTCATAGTAGTAGTACAAGAGTGCAACCATCTAGAAATCACTTTTCTGAAGTCGAAGGCTCATCGGATTTAGATGATGTTGAAGACACATATGATAAGAAGCATGCACGTAACAGAACAGGTTCCAAAAGAAATATGAGATCGAGAGATCCATTCTCTGGTTCTGAGGATGATGAACTTGATTTGGATACAGAACAACGGGCCATTCATTCCAATTTTAAATCTAGCCATGCTTATAGTGCCAACCAGAAAAGAAAGGGCAGAGGTCCAACTAAGAAATTAAGCTTTGGTTCTGATTCTGATGAAGATGATGTTGGTGCTGGTGGTTTATTCTCTGATGACGATGATGACTTAAATGATGTGTattcatcaagaaaaaataaagggAATAAACATGATTCATCCAGACCAAATAAAGGAACTAGGCCTGATTCTGGGAAAAGGAGCTTTACTGAATACAGGAAGTCTGGATCTACTGGCGGTCGCAGTCAAAATAAGTTCCGGGATGATTATGGTGGGTCGTCCCAACATTCTTATAGGAATGGTAGAGGCTCACAGGGAAATGACCGTAgttggaaaaaatttgaagattttgataaatctacttcctacGGAAATGGTAGAGGGAAGTCGTTTGGTAATGGTAGAGGGTCTCAAGGTAGTGACCGAAATTCACGGAGGTTTGAAGATAGAGGGTCTCGAGGTAGTGACCGAAATTCACGGAGGTTTGAAGACAGGGGACGTAGCGCAGGACAGTTCAATAAATATGGTATGGATGAGAAGGATTTTGGCGAATTTAAAAATAGTAGGCGTGTGATTGAAAGATAG
- the LOC112758125 gene encoding TMV resistance protein N isoform X2 translates to MSGGSTSLSCSFSSFSYGWTYDVFISFRGTDTRHGFTGHLYSALSHRGIRTFIDDQDLQRGHEITPSLLKAIQESRIAILVFSANYASSSFCLDELATIINCVKSKGRLVLPVFYGVDPSDVRHQRGTYGEALATHEERFKDNLDIVHNWRNALHQAANLSGWHFKQGDEYEYKFIGKIVEVVSRNIRRGVLPVADYPVGLESKVVQVNSLLEVGSNDGVRMIGIHGIGGIGKTTLALAVYNCIADHFEGLCFLQRVRESSSKHGLVHLQNILLSELLGENKFKSTSVQQGISIIHHRLQRKKILLILDDVDRQEQLQALAGNPDWFGPGSRVIITTRDTHLLACHGVERSYELEGLNYADAVELLSWKAFKTIDVSPSYVDVLNHAVTYAHGLPLALEVIGSNMFGKSIGEWKSAINQYERIPNKNIHEILKVSFDALEEEEQSVFLDIACCFRGYALAEVEDILHAHHGACMKYHIGVLVEKSLIKIQELGEITLHDLIEHMGKELVRQESPKVLGKRSRLWWHEDIVQVLEDNQGTSEIEIIHLNFPSTEDEEEEKVEWDGKAFKKMKNLKTLIIKNGHFSEGPTHFPNSLRVLEWWRYPSECLPSNFHPKKLSIFKLPNSCFLSLYLASLLKATKFATLKVLNFDNNKYLTQLPDISGLPNLQKLSFEHCENLISVHNSVGFLKQLKSLSAYRCGKLTSFPCINLPSLEELRLSGCSSLENFPEILEKMEKITGLHLEHTGIKALPLSFQKFSRLQQLTLNENKYCKIPSAIVMMPELVMITVTPLENERLSIEGEETVSSMVSSNVEYLSISRCNLSDDFFPLGLAWFANVKELDLRGNDFTFLPECIKECHFLRKLSVDYCPNLKEIRGIPPNLEHFSAIGCKSWTSSCTSMLTNQELHEAGNTRFALPGSRIPAWFEHHSKGASISFWFRNKFPAIALFLAIGLTDKNTVFMIQCDLGETLSENEWNHAEISCTASDHFLFIGEKFPVEPFAKEIGIHVFRQKSTVEDIRFTDPYKRRKLDEGLCSSDP, encoded by the exons ATGAGTGGTGGATCAACTAGCTTGTCTTGTTCCTTTTCTTCCTTCAGCTATGGATGGACCTATGATGTTTTCATCAGTTTCAGGGGCACCGATACTCGCCATGGTTTCACCGGTCATCTCTACAGTGCACTCTCTCACAGGGGAATCCGCACCTTCATAGACGATCAGGACCTTCAAAGAGGGCACGAGATCACACCCTCTCTTCTCAAGGCAATCCAAGAATCCAGGATTGCTATCCTTGTCTTCTCTGCAAACTATGCATCTTCCTCTTTTTGCTTGGATGAACTTGCCACCATCATCAACTGTGTCAAGTCCAAGGGTAGGTTGGTTTTGCCGGTTTTCTATGGCGTGGATCCTAGTGATGTGAGGCATCAGAGAGGGACTTATGGTGAAGCTCTCGCTACGCATGAGGAAAGGTTCAAGGATAATTTGGACATTGTGCATAATTGGAGGAATGCTCTTCATCAAGCTGCTAACTTGTCCGGTTGGCATTTCAAACAAGG GGATGAATATGAGTACAAGTTTATTGGAAAGATTGTGGAAGTCGTCTCGAGAAATATTAGACGAGGCGTTTTGCCGGTTGCTGATTACCCGGTTGGACTGGAGTCCAAGGTGGTGCAAGTAAATTCCCTTCTGGAGGTTGGATCTAATGATGGAGTCCGTATGATTGGGATCCATGGAATTGGTGGAATAGGTAAGACCACACTTGCTCTAGCTGTATATAACTGCATTGCGGATCATTTTGAAGGTTTGTGTTTTCTTCAAAGGGTGAGAGAAAGTTCAAGTAAACATGGATTGGTACATCTTCAGAATATCCTTCTTTCAGAATTATTAGGTGAGAATAAATTTAAATCAACCAGTGTTCAACAAGGAATTTCAATAATACACCATAGGCTCCAGCGAAAGAAGATACTTCTGATTTTGGATGATGTCGACAGACAGGAGCAATTGCAAGCTCTTGCTGGAAATCCTGACTGGTTTGGTCCTGGCAGCAGAGTCATCATTACGACGCGGGACACACATTTGCTCGCATGTCATGGGGTTGAAAGATCAtatgagttggaaggcttaaattatgcagatgctgttgaattgCTTAGTTGGAAGGCTTTTAAAACCATTGATGTCAGTCCAAGTTATGTGGATGTTTTGAACCATGCAGTGACTTATGCTCATGGACTTCCGTTGGCTTTAGAAGTAATAGGTTCCAACATGTTTGGAAAAAGTATCGGAGAATGGAAATCTGCAATAAATCAATATGAAagaattcctaataagaacatcCATGAGATACTTAAAGTAAGTTTTGATGCTTTGGAGGAAGAAGAGCAGAGTGTTTTTCTTGACATTGCTTGTTGCTTTAGAGGATATGCATTAGCAGAAGTTGAAGATATACTTCATGCTCATCATGGTGCCTGTATGAAATATCATATTGGTGTTTTGGTTGAAAAATCTCTCATAAAGATTCAAGAGCTTGGTGAGATCACATTACATGACCTGATAGAGCACATGGGTAAAGAACTTGTCCGACAGGAGTCACCAAAAGTGCTTGGGAAACGTAGCAGGTTATGGTGGCATGAAGATATAGTTCAAGTTTTGGAAGACAATCAA GGAACTAGCGAAATAGAAATCATTCATCTGAATTTTCCCTCAACcgaggatgaagaagaagaaaaagtagaATGGGATGGGAAGGCATTCAAGAAGATGAAAAATCTCAAAACACTCATTATAAAAAATGGTCATTTTTCTGAAGGTCCCACACATTTTCCAAATAGTTTAAGAGTTCTGGAATGGTGGAGATATCCTTCTGAATGCTTACCATCTAATTTTCATCCAAAGAAACTTTCCATATTCAAGTTACCGAATAGTTGCTTCTTATCGCTCTATTTGGCTAGCTTATTGAAGGCAACG AAGTTTGCAACCCTAAAAGTTTTGAATTTCGACAACAATAAATATTTAACACAGCTACCTGATATATCTGGTCTTCCAAATCTACAAAAGTTGTCATTTGAGCATTGTGAGAATTTAATTTCAGTCCACAATTCAGTTGGTTTCCTGAAACAACTTAAAAGTTTGAGTGCTTATCGTTGCGGTAAGCttacaagttttccgtgcatcaacttGCCTTCTCTTGAAGAACTCAGACTTTCAGGGTGCTCAAGTCTTGAGAATTTTCCTGAAATActagaaaaaatggaaaagataacaGGACTTCATTTGGAGCACACTGGAATAAAAGCTTTGCCACTTTCGTTTCAGAAGTTTTCTCGGCTGCAGCAGTTGACtttgaatgaaaataaatatTGTAAGATACCAAGTGCCATTGTCATGATGCCTGAACTGGTTATGATTACAGTCACACCACTTGAGAACGAGCGGCTATCGATAGAGGGTGAAGAAACAGTGAGCTCAATGGTGTCTTCAAATGTAGAATATCTAAGTATCTCACGCTGCAATCTGTCAGATGATTTTTTCCCTCTAGGTCTTGCATGGTTTGCTAATGTGAAAGAACTAGACCTACGAGGCAATGATTTCACATTTCTTCCTGAATGCATCAAAGAATGTCACTTTCTGAGGAAGCTTAGTGTGGACTATTGCCCAAATCTTAAGGAAATTAGAGGGATTCCACCAAATTTGGAACATTTCTCAGCAATAGGCTGCAAATCCTGGACTTCCTCATGCACGAGCATGTTAACGAATCAG GAACTGCATGAAGCCGGAAACACGAGGTTTGCTTTGCCCGGGTCAAGAATTCCAGCATGGTTTGAGCACCACAGCAAAGGAGCATCAATTTCTTTCTGGTTTCGCAACAAGTTCCCTGCCATAGCTCTCTTTCTTGCAATTGGCCTGACGGATAAGAACACAGTTTTC ATGATACAATGTGACTTGGGTGAGACACTTTCAGAAAACGAATGGAATCATGCAGAGATTTCGTGCACCGCTAGTGATCATTTTCTTTTTATAGGAGAAAAGTTCCCAGTCGAGCCGTTTGCAAAAGAAATCGGAATCCATGTATTCAGGCAAAAAAGTACCGTGGAGGATATTCGATTCACCGATCcttataaaagaagaaaattagATGAAGGTCTCTGTAGTTCAGATCCATGA
- the LOC112758125 gene encoding TMV resistance protein N isoform X1: MSGGSTSLSCSFSSFSYGWTYDVFISFRGTDTRHGFTGHLYSALSHRGIRTFIDDQDLQRGHEITPSLLKAIQESRIAILVFSANYASSSFCLDELATIINCVKSKGRLVLPVFYGVDPSDVRHQRGTYGEALATHEERFKDNLDIVHNWRNALHQAANLSGWHFKQGDEYEYKFIGKIVEVVSRNIRRGVLPVADYPVGLESKVVQVNSLLEVGSNDGVRMIGIHGIGGIGKTTLALAVYNCIADHFEGLCFLQRVRESSSKHGLVHLQNILLSELLGENKFKSTSVQQGISIIHHRLQRKKILLILDDVDRQEQLQALAGNPDWFGPGSRVIITTRDTHLLACHGVERSYELEGLNYADAVELLSWKAFKTIDVSPSYVDVLNHAVTYAHGLPLALEVIGSNMFGKSIGEWKSAINQYERIPNKNIHEILKVSFDALEEEEQSVFLDIACCFRGYALAEVEDILHAHHGACMKYHIGVLVEKSLIKIQELGEITLHDLIEHMGKELVRQESPKVLGKRSRLWWHEDIVQVLEDNQGTSEIEIIHLNFPSTEDEEEEKVEWDGKAFKKMKNLKTLIIKNGHFSEGPTHFPNSLRVLEWWRYPSECLPSNFHPKKLSIFKLPNSCFLSLYLASLLKATKFATLKVLNFDNNKYLTQLPDISGLPNLQKLSFEHCENLISVHNSVGFLKQLKSLSAYRCGKLTSFPCINLPSLEELRLSGCSSLENFPEILEKMEKITGLHLEHTGIKALPLSFQKFSRLQQLTLNENKYCKIPSAIVMMPELVMITVTPLENERLSIEGEETVSSMVSSNVEYLSISRCNLSDDFFPLGLAWFANVKELDLRGNDFTFLPECIKECHFLRKLSVDYCPNLKEIRGIPPNLEHFSAIGCKSWTSSCTSMLTNQELHEAGNTRFALPGSRIPAWFEHHSKGASISFWFRNKFPAIALFLAIGLTDKNTVFVSPDITINGKKGFPEFWTEMEQIFLFDLQMIQCDLGETLSENEWNHAEISCTASDHFLFIGEKFPVEPFAKEIGIHVFRQKSTVEDIRFTDPYKRRKLDEGLCSSDP, encoded by the exons ATGAGTGGTGGATCAACTAGCTTGTCTTGTTCCTTTTCTTCCTTCAGCTATGGATGGACCTATGATGTTTTCATCAGTTTCAGGGGCACCGATACTCGCCATGGTTTCACCGGTCATCTCTACAGTGCACTCTCTCACAGGGGAATCCGCACCTTCATAGACGATCAGGACCTTCAAAGAGGGCACGAGATCACACCCTCTCTTCTCAAGGCAATCCAAGAATCCAGGATTGCTATCCTTGTCTTCTCTGCAAACTATGCATCTTCCTCTTTTTGCTTGGATGAACTTGCCACCATCATCAACTGTGTCAAGTCCAAGGGTAGGTTGGTTTTGCCGGTTTTCTATGGCGTGGATCCTAGTGATGTGAGGCATCAGAGAGGGACTTATGGTGAAGCTCTCGCTACGCATGAGGAAAGGTTCAAGGATAATTTGGACATTGTGCATAATTGGAGGAATGCTCTTCATCAAGCTGCTAACTTGTCCGGTTGGCATTTCAAACAAGG GGATGAATATGAGTACAAGTTTATTGGAAAGATTGTGGAAGTCGTCTCGAGAAATATTAGACGAGGCGTTTTGCCGGTTGCTGATTACCCGGTTGGACTGGAGTCCAAGGTGGTGCAAGTAAATTCCCTTCTGGAGGTTGGATCTAATGATGGAGTCCGTATGATTGGGATCCATGGAATTGGTGGAATAGGTAAGACCACACTTGCTCTAGCTGTATATAACTGCATTGCGGATCATTTTGAAGGTTTGTGTTTTCTTCAAAGGGTGAGAGAAAGTTCAAGTAAACATGGATTGGTACATCTTCAGAATATCCTTCTTTCAGAATTATTAGGTGAGAATAAATTTAAATCAACCAGTGTTCAACAAGGAATTTCAATAATACACCATAGGCTCCAGCGAAAGAAGATACTTCTGATTTTGGATGATGTCGACAGACAGGAGCAATTGCAAGCTCTTGCTGGAAATCCTGACTGGTTTGGTCCTGGCAGCAGAGTCATCATTACGACGCGGGACACACATTTGCTCGCATGTCATGGGGTTGAAAGATCAtatgagttggaaggcttaaattatgcagatgctgttgaattgCTTAGTTGGAAGGCTTTTAAAACCATTGATGTCAGTCCAAGTTATGTGGATGTTTTGAACCATGCAGTGACTTATGCTCATGGACTTCCGTTGGCTTTAGAAGTAATAGGTTCCAACATGTTTGGAAAAAGTATCGGAGAATGGAAATCTGCAATAAATCAATATGAAagaattcctaataagaacatcCATGAGATACTTAAAGTAAGTTTTGATGCTTTGGAGGAAGAAGAGCAGAGTGTTTTTCTTGACATTGCTTGTTGCTTTAGAGGATATGCATTAGCAGAAGTTGAAGATATACTTCATGCTCATCATGGTGCCTGTATGAAATATCATATTGGTGTTTTGGTTGAAAAATCTCTCATAAAGATTCAAGAGCTTGGTGAGATCACATTACATGACCTGATAGAGCACATGGGTAAAGAACTTGTCCGACAGGAGTCACCAAAAGTGCTTGGGAAACGTAGCAGGTTATGGTGGCATGAAGATATAGTTCAAGTTTTGGAAGACAATCAA GGAACTAGCGAAATAGAAATCATTCATCTGAATTTTCCCTCAACcgaggatgaagaagaagaaaaagtagaATGGGATGGGAAGGCATTCAAGAAGATGAAAAATCTCAAAACACTCATTATAAAAAATGGTCATTTTTCTGAAGGTCCCACACATTTTCCAAATAGTTTAAGAGTTCTGGAATGGTGGAGATATCCTTCTGAATGCTTACCATCTAATTTTCATCCAAAGAAACTTTCCATATTCAAGTTACCGAATAGTTGCTTCTTATCGCTCTATTTGGCTAGCTTATTGAAGGCAACG AAGTTTGCAACCCTAAAAGTTTTGAATTTCGACAACAATAAATATTTAACACAGCTACCTGATATATCTGGTCTTCCAAATCTACAAAAGTTGTCATTTGAGCATTGTGAGAATTTAATTTCAGTCCACAATTCAGTTGGTTTCCTGAAACAACTTAAAAGTTTGAGTGCTTATCGTTGCGGTAAGCttacaagttttccgtgcatcaacttGCCTTCTCTTGAAGAACTCAGACTTTCAGGGTGCTCAAGTCTTGAGAATTTTCCTGAAATActagaaaaaatggaaaagataacaGGACTTCATTTGGAGCACACTGGAATAAAAGCTTTGCCACTTTCGTTTCAGAAGTTTTCTCGGCTGCAGCAGTTGACtttgaatgaaaataaatatTGTAAGATACCAAGTGCCATTGTCATGATGCCTGAACTGGTTATGATTACAGTCACACCACTTGAGAACGAGCGGCTATCGATAGAGGGTGAAGAAACAGTGAGCTCAATGGTGTCTTCAAATGTAGAATATCTAAGTATCTCACGCTGCAATCTGTCAGATGATTTTTTCCCTCTAGGTCTTGCATGGTTTGCTAATGTGAAAGAACTAGACCTACGAGGCAATGATTTCACATTTCTTCCTGAATGCATCAAAGAATGTCACTTTCTGAGGAAGCTTAGTGTGGACTATTGCCCAAATCTTAAGGAAATTAGAGGGATTCCACCAAATTTGGAACATTTCTCAGCAATAGGCTGCAAATCCTGGACTTCCTCATGCACGAGCATGTTAACGAATCAG GAACTGCATGAAGCCGGAAACACGAGGTTTGCTTTGCCCGGGTCAAGAATTCCAGCATGGTTTGAGCACCACAGCAAAGGAGCATCAATTTCTTTCTGGTTTCGCAACAAGTTCCCTGCCATAGCTCTCTTTCTTGCAATTGGCCTGACGGATAAGAACACAGTTTTCGTAAGCCCCGACATTAccataaatggcaagaaaggttTTCCTGAATTCTGGACTGAAATGGAACAGATATTTCTCTTTGATCTACAGATGATACAATGTGACTTGGGTGAGACACTTTCAGAAAACGAATGGAATCATGCAGAGATTTCGTGCACCGCTAGTGATCATTTTCTTTTTATAGGAGAAAAGTTCCCAGTCGAGCCGTTTGCAAAAGAAATCGGAATCCATGTATTCAGGCAAAAAAGTACCGTGGAGGATATTCGATTCACCGATCcttataaaagaagaaaattagATGAAGGTCTCTGTAGTTCAGATCCATGA